The Flavobacterium commune genome contains the following window.
TTTTGCATATTCGCGCAAAGCCCATCCAATGGCTTTTTGGATGAAAAATTCTGTAGAAGATTGATGCTGAATGCAAATGGCTTTCAGTAATTCAAAATCGGTTTCTTTTTTGTAACCCAATTGGAATAAAATAGCACTTCGCTTAAGCCACATATTATTCGAATTAGAAAACTTCTCAACAGTTGTTTCTATGCAATCAGGAAATTCGATTAAATATTGCCCTAAAATATATTTGGCAATGGTGTCCACGCTATCCCACCAGGAATTTGTGATTATCAGTTTTTCAATAAAATCAATATCGTCTTTTTGGTAATTTCCTTTGAGTTCTTTTATTAAAATTTCAATGGCGCAATAATGCAATTCCCTTTGTTCTTTTGCGTAGAGCGCTAAAGCAATTGCTCTGCTGTTTTTAGAAACTTCTTGTTTGTTTTGTTTCCAAATTTCTTTAAATAATTCTCTCCTTTCAGTCGTTTTGATACCAAAGAAATCGAACTTGTTTTTCATGTATTTTGCCATTGGCAATGCGTTTTCGGCATTACTGTGTTTTTGAAAAGCTGTTTCTAATTGATTTATAAACATGTTTAGAGCGACATTAATTTTTGTTTACTGTAAGTTCTTAATTCTTCGAAAAAAGTGATGAATTCCTGTTCAAATTGAGAATAGTACTCCTTTAGTTCTTCTGAAGCAAAACGCATGTTGGATTCGTTTCCGGTTCGGCGATCCATTCGGGTTAAAATCTCATGGATTCCCTCAATGCTTTGATAGCTCGAAAGCCAATTTTGTGTTTCCATATACGGCAGAATTCCTTTAGCTCTTTCGCTAAGTAAATCATGGTTTATCCGCATTGATTGGTAAAAACGGGCTATATATTCTTCTAAATCTTCCTCCGAATAATTCTTCCAGTTTTTTGCTAAGAAATGATCGTAAAAAATATCTACAATTACGCCCGCATAATGGTGGTAACGTTCGTGCAAACGTTTTGTACTTTCTCTGAAAACAGGATGTGCATCGGTAAAAGTATCGATGGCTCTATGCAGTAAAATCCCTTTTTGAATTTCCTTTGTAAAATTTTCAAATTGTTTC
Protein-coding sequences here:
- a CDS encoding DNA alkylation repair protein; translation: MFINQLETAFQKHSNAENALPMAKYMKNKFDFFGIKTTERRELFKEIWKQNKQEVSKNSRAIALALYAKEQRELHYCAIEILIKELKGNYQKDDIDFIEKLIITNSWWDSVDTIAKYILGQYLIEFPDCIETTVEKFSNSNNMWLKRSAILFQLGYKKETDFELLKAICIQHQSSTEFFIQKAIGWALREYAKTNSEAVKNFVMVNNLKPLSRKEALKNLTDA
- a CDS encoding acyl carrier protein phosphodiesterase; this encodes MNFLAHIYLSGDNDFIKIGNFMADGIRGKQFENFTKEIQKGILLHRAIDTFTDAHPVFRESTKRLHERYHHYAGVIVDIFYDHFLAKNWKNYSEEDLEEYIARFYQSMRINHDLLSERAKGILPYMETQNWLSSYQSIEGIHEILTRMDRRTGNESNMRFASEELKEYYSQFEQEFITFFEELRTYSKQKLMSL